In Frondihabitans sp. PAMC 28766, a genomic segment contains:
- a CDS encoding ABC transporter permease: MIRFILYRLIGAIVVLFVVSLVTFLIFQIAPTLSHTNPVYYYIGKVPFKPGSPQLLALEHRFGFDLPVPEQYWHYISGIMFGQTITDGVSTPIHCPAPCFGYSFKQNDLVGSMLLQAAPVSISLLVGAAVLWLVGGVTVGTFSALKPGSIVDRVGMTGSLAAVSLPIFFTGPLLLLVFEYTLGWLPNVAYAPITQDPLQWFKSMILPWVALAFLFAALYARLTRSNMMETMGEDYIRTARAKGLPRRTVVIKHGLRAALTPIVTIFGIDVGTLVGTTVITETVFNLRGLGYLSISAIQTLDLPVIEGVTIVAALALVIANFLVDILYAVIDPRVTV, encoded by the coding sequence ATGATTCGCTTCATCCTGTACCGCCTCATCGGCGCCATCGTCGTCCTCTTCGTCGTGAGCCTCGTCACGTTCCTGATCTTCCAGATCGCGCCGACCCTCTCGCACACGAACCCGGTGTATTACTACATCGGCAAGGTGCCGTTCAAACCCGGCTCCCCCCAGTTGCTCGCTCTCGAGCACCGCTTCGGGTTCGACCTCCCGGTCCCCGAGCAGTACTGGCACTACATCTCCGGCATCATGTTCGGCCAGACCATCACCGACGGTGTGTCGACCCCGATCCACTGCCCGGCCCCCTGCTTCGGCTACTCGTTCAAGCAGAACGACCTCGTGGGGTCGATGCTGCTGCAGGCCGCTCCGGTCAGCATCAGCCTCCTCGTCGGCGCGGCCGTCCTGTGGCTCGTCGGCGGCGTGACGGTCGGCACCTTCTCGGCCCTCAAGCCCGGTTCGATCGTCGACCGCGTCGGCATGACCGGCTCGCTGGCCGCCGTCTCGCTGCCGATCTTCTTCACGGGCCCACTGCTGTTGTTGGTCTTCGAGTACACGCTCGGCTGGTTGCCGAACGTCGCGTACGCGCCGATCACGCAAGATCCCCTCCAGTGGTTCAAGAGCATGATCCTGCCCTGGGTCGCCCTCGCCTTCCTCTTCGCCGCCCTCTACGCCCGGCTCACCCGGTCGAACATGATGGAGACGATGGGCGAGGACTACATCCGCACGGCGCGGGCGAAGGGCCTGCCACGGCGCACGGTCGTCATCAAGCACGGTCTCCGTGCTGCCCTGACTCCCATCGTCACGATCTTCGGCATCGACGTGGGCACCCTGGTCGGCACGACGGTCATCACCGAGACCGTCTTCAACCTACGAGGGCTCGGTTACCTCTCGATCAGCGCCATCCAGACTCTCGACCTTCCCGTGATCGAGGGCGTTACGATCGTTGCCGCACTGGCTCTCGTCATCGCGAACTTCCTGGTCGACATCCTGTATGCCGTGATCGACCCGCGAGTCACCGTCTAA
- a CDS encoding ABC transporter ATP-binding protein, which yields MSTTLPTTEAQTPATSDAFLRVEDLKVHFPTDDGVVKSVDGLSFELRRGEILGIVGESGSGKSVTSQAILGLHKNSNARLSGKIYLDGKELIGATEDEVRELRGSEMAMIFQDPLSALHPFYSVGSQIGEAYLVHNKVSKKEARAETVRMLAKVGIPNPENRYDDYPHQFSGGMRQRAMIAMALICKPKLLIADEPTTALDVTVQAQVLELIKELHDELDSAVIIITHDLGVVAETCDKVLVMYGGQCVEKAPVEELFYNPEMPYTWGLLRSMPRVDRVREGRLTPIPGQPPSLINVPKGCVFNARCPFSDRVGENKCFTEHPNLLESSNQHEVRCHIPHEQRVEIFANEIFPTL from the coding sequence ATGTCTACAACACTCCCCACCACCGAGGCGCAGACCCCGGCCACCTCCGACGCCTTCCTCCGGGTCGAAGACCTCAAGGTGCACTTCCCCACCGACGACGGCGTCGTCAAGAGCGTCGACGGCCTCTCGTTCGAATTGCGCCGCGGCGAGATCCTCGGCATCGTCGGCGAATCGGGCTCGGGCAAGTCGGTGACCAGCCAGGCGATCCTCGGCCTTCACAAGAACAGCAACGCGCGCCTGTCGGGCAAGATCTACCTCGACGGCAAAGAACTCATCGGGGCGACCGAAGACGAGGTCCGCGAGCTCCGCGGCAGCGAGATGGCGATGATCTTCCAGGATCCCCTCTCGGCTCTCCACCCGTTCTACTCGGTGGGCTCGCAGATCGGCGAGGCGTACCTCGTGCACAACAAGGTCTCCAAGAAGGAGGCCCGTGCCGAGACGGTGCGGATGCTGGCGAAGGTGGGCATCCCGAACCCGGAGAACCGCTACGACGACTACCCGCACCAGTTCTCGGGTGGTATGCGACAGCGCGCGATGATCGCCATGGCGCTCATCTGCAAGCCGAAACTGCTGATCGCCGACGAGCCGACCACGGCGCTCGACGTGACGGTGCAGGCGCAGGTCCTCGAGCTCATCAAAGAGCTGCACGACGAGCTCGACTCCGCCGTCATCATCATCACGCACGACCTCGGCGTCGTCGCCGAGACCTGCGACAAGGTGCTCGTGATGTACGGCGGCCAGTGCGTCGAGAAGGCACCCGTCGAAGAGCTCTTCTACAACCCCGAGATGCCCTACACCTGGGGCCTCCTGCGGTCGATGCCGCGCGTGGACCGCGTCCGCGAGGGTCGGCTCACGCCGATCCCCGGCCAGCCGCCGTCGCTCATCAACGTGCCGAAGGGCTGCGTCTTCAACGCGCGCTGCCCGTTCTCGGATCGCGTGGGCGAGAACAAGTGCTTCACCGAGCACCCGAACCTGCTGGAGTCGTCGAACCAGCACGAGGTCAGGTGCCACATCCCCCACGAACAGCGCGTGGAGATCTTCGCGAACGAGATCTTCCCCACCCTCTGA
- a CDS encoding ABC transporter ATP-binding protein: MSSVTEAPTAKPAPTGDPLLVVDGITKHFQGGAAGLLGRRGNPIKAVDGVSFTVSKGETLGIVGESGCGKSTTGRLVSKLIEPTAGRIEFDGREIAGLSPRQMRPLRSEIQMIFQDPFSSLNPRHTVGTIIGAPFKIQHTKTDHGIKAEVQSIMERVGLNPEHFNRYPHEFSGGQRQRIGIARALALDPKLIVCDEPVSALDVSVQAQVVNLLEDLQNEFGVAYIFIAHDLSVVRHIADRVAVMYLGKVMEITDRDTLYSDPLHPYTHALMSAVPVPDPRAESRRERILLKGDLPSPANPPTGCVFHTRCQKFREELTDEQRTHCSTVQPVLEEKAPGHEVYCHYPSSRGSKEFIKTGSVVTGPSAPTVGEIR; encoded by the coding sequence ATGAGTTCAGTGACCGAAGCCCCGACGGCCAAGCCGGCACCCACGGGTGACCCGCTGCTCGTCGTCGACGGCATCACGAAGCACTTCCAGGGCGGGGCCGCGGGCCTCCTCGGGCGACGAGGCAACCCCATCAAGGCGGTCGACGGCGTCAGCTTCACCGTGTCGAAGGGCGAGACCCTCGGAATCGTGGGCGAGTCCGGCTGCGGCAAGTCGACCACGGGGCGGCTGGTGTCGAAGCTGATCGAGCCCACCGCCGGCCGGATCGAGTTCGACGGTCGAGAGATCGCCGGGCTGAGCCCGCGCCAGATGCGTCCGCTGCGCAGCGAGATCCAGATGATCTTCCAAGACCCGTTCTCGTCGCTGAACCCGCGGCACACGGTCGGCACGATCATCGGCGCCCCGTTCAAGATCCAGCACACGAAGACCGACCACGGCATCAAGGCCGAGGTGCAGAGCATCATGGAGCGCGTCGGGCTCAACCCCGAGCACTTCAACCGCTACCCGCACGAGTTCTCGGGCGGCCAGCGTCAGCGAATCGGTATCGCCCGCGCACTGGCCCTCGACCCGAAGCTGATCGTCTGCGACGAACCGGTCTCGGCCCTCGACGTGTCGGTGCAGGCCCAGGTGGTCAACCTGCTCGAAGACCTCCAGAACGAGTTCGGGGTCGCTTACATCTTCATCGCCCACGACCTCTCGGTCGTGCGCCACATCGCCGACCGCGTCGCGGTCATGTACCTCGGCAAGGTCATGGAGATCACCGATCGCGACACGCTCTACTCCGACCCGCTGCACCCCTACACGCACGCTCTCATGTCGGCCGTGCCGGTGCCCGACCCGCGTGCCGAGTCGCGTCGCGAGCGGATCCTGCTGAAGGGCGACCTCCCCAGCCCGGCCAACCCGCCCACCGGCTGCGTCTTCCACACCCGCTGCCAGAAGTTCCGCGAAGAGCTGACCGACGAGCAGCGCACGCACTGCTCGACCGTCCAGCCCGTGCTCGAAGAGAAGGCGCCGGGCCACGAGGTCTACTGCCACTACCCCTCGTCGCGCGGTTCCAAGGAGTTCATCAAGACCGGCTCCGTCGTCACGGGCCCGTCCGCACCGACCGTCGGGGAGATCCGCTGA